In Hydrogenimonas thermophila, the genomic window ACGACCTCTTGATTCAAAAGTAATGGATAAAATATTAAAACAAAATCGTGAACAATTCAATATACGTCTTATTAGTAAATATGGTGCTTTAAGATCTTTAATGCGTGAAATAAAAAAAGGAAGAAATATTGGACTTTTAGTAGATCAAAGTGTAAAACAACATGAAGGTATAGAGATAGAGTTTTTTGGACACAAAGCAACACACATAACTAGTGCGGCTCTTTTGGCAAGAAAATTCAAATTACCAATTATTCCAGTATTTATTACAACTCAAGATCACAACTCATATACACTTACTTTTTATCCTGCTATATATACTTTAGAAACAGATGATATGAATAAAGATATTCGTAAAAGTGTGGAAGCACAGGCAAAGATTACCGAAGATATTATTCGGAAAAAACCAGATGAATGGTTTTGGCAGCATAGAAGATGGAAAGAGTTCTATCCTGAAATTTATAAAAAGGCTTGATGTGAGTAATGTTTTAATAATTATACCTGCAAGAGGCGGTTCTAAAGGAATACCAAGAAAAAATTTACGAAATCTTGCAGGAAAACCACTTATAAAATATTCAATAGACACAGCTTTAAATTCTAAGTATCGTCCAGATGTTGTTGTTTCAAGTGATGACGATGAAATTTTATCAATTACAAAAAAAAGTGGTGCTATTCCTTTTAAACGAGACAAGGATAATGCAACAGATAAATCTACATTAGATCCAGTGATTTATGAAGTCTATACTGCAATGAAAGATAAATCAAAAAAAAACTATGATATTGTCGTTACTATGCAACCAACATCTCCTTTGTTAAAAACTTCTACACTTGATAGAGCAATTGAGAAAATATTAACTTCTCAAACAATAGATACTATTATCTCAGCTATAGATGATACTCATCTTACTTGGAAAAAAGTAGATGGGAAATATTTACCAAATTATGAAAAACGGCTTAATAGGCAATACTTAACACCAATTTATAAAGAAACAGGAGGATTTTTAATAACAAAAAGTAAATTCATTTCACCAAATAATCGCATTGGAAAAAGTGTTGATTTATTTTTACTCGAAAGTTCTGAAGCTATAGATATAGATACATATGAAGATTGGAACATTTGTGAATTTTATTTAAAACGTAAGAAAATACTTTTTGTTGTTTCTGGCTATCCTGAAATTGGATTGGGACATGTGTATAATACGCTTATAGTTGCAAATGATATATTAAATCATGATTTAAAGTTTTTAGTTGACAATAAAAGTCAGCTTGCATATGATATTGTAAATAGTAAAAATTATCCAGTTTACATACAAAAATATGATAATATCATTGATGATATTTTAGAACTTAGTCCTGATGTAATTATAAATGATTGTTTAGATACAGATAGTACCTACATTAAAAGTTTAAAACAACATAATATTAGTGTCATAAACTTTGAAGATCTTGGCTCTGGTGCAGAGTATGCAGACCTTGTTATTAATGCTATCTATCCTGAAAAAATGATTCTGCCAAATCACTACTATGGACCAGATTATGTTCTTCTAAGAGATGAGTTTATTCTTTCTGCCAAACATAAAGTCACTGAAAGTGTAACTAATGTTTTAGTAGCATTTGGTGGGGTTGATCCAAATAATTATACTTATAAAGTAATTAAATCAATTTATGACTATTGTATTGATAAAGAGATAACTATACACGTAGTTACTGGATTTGGATATGATAAATATGAATCTCTTAAACCTTTTGATAGAGTTAAAATACATAAAAATGTAAAAAATATTTCTGATTATATGGTTATGGCTAATATTGCTTTTATATCAGCAGGTAGAACAGTATTTGAAATAGCATCTATTGGAACGCCAAGTATTGTTTTAGCTCAAAATGAGAGAGAACTAAAACACTTTTTTGCATCTGAATCTAATGGCTTTCTTAATTTAGGACTTGGAACACAAGTCTCAAATCAAGATATTCTTTCTCATTTTAAAATACTTGTTGAATCAACATCAACTAGACAGTATATGCAAAATCTAATGCATAAACATGATTTAATTGGTGGTCGTAAGCGAGTTAACCTACTTATTAATCAATTTTTGGAGAAATTATGAAAATTTTAGAACTTTTTAACACTCATAACTATTGTAGTAATAAAATAATTCGTCCATATATAATAGCAGAAGCTGGTGTTAATTATGAAGGCAGCATGGAGTTGGCAAAAAGGCTTATTGATGAAGCCAAAGAAGGTGGTGCTAATTCTATTAAATTTCAAAGTTATAAAGCTCATACATTAGCTTCAAAACACTCTCCGGCTTATTGGGATACAACAAAAGAGCCAACAAAAAGTCAATATGAACTTTTTAAAAAACATGATAGCTTTTGGAAAAAGGAGTTTGAAGAACTAAAAAAATATTGTGATACAGTAGGTATAGAGTTTTTATCAACCCCTTTTGATATTGAGTCAGCCAATTTTTTAAATGATTTAATGGATGTTTATAAAATATCTTCTTCAGATATAACTAATAAACCTTTTATAGAGTATATTTGTAAATTTGGAAAACCTATTTTACTTTCAACAGGTGCAAGTGATTTTTATGAAATTGCACAAGCTTATCAATGGATACATCGTCATAACATTCCATTAGCACTTTTACATTGTGTATTAAACTATCCTACACCAGATAAAAATGCAAATCTTGGTATGATAAAAGGACTTTATAGTCATTTTGGCAAAGACTGTATTATAGGGTATTCTGATCATACCTTACCAAACTCAATGAAAAATCTTGAAATTGCTACATTATTAGGTGCCATAATCATAGAAAAACATTTTACTTTTGATAAAACTCTTCCTGGGAATGATCATTACCACGCAATGGATAAAGAGGATTTAAAGCAGTTCCATAAAAGATTAGATACGCTTTTTGAAATTATTGGTTCATTTGAGCTTGAATCAATAACTGATGAAGAGCCTGCTCGTAAAAATGCAAGACGAAGTTTAGTAGCTGCTAGAAATATTTCGAAGGGTAAAATAATAGAGGAAGAAGATTTGACATTTAAACGTCCAGCACATGGTATCTCTCCTCAGTTTATTGATGATGTAGTTGGGAAACAGGCAAGTGTTTATATTGAAGAAGATACACCTCTTACCTGGAATATGATAAATGTCTAAACGTGCTGCTGTATTTTTTATTGCATCGCCTTTACACTATCTTGCTGCACAAAGTATAATGAGACATTTTGAAAATGATGCTGATGGTTATATCTTTTATGTAAAACCTATGCTGGAAGAGATCATAGATAAAGCACAGTGGTTTGAGACTGCTTATATGCCATGGCCAAGGCATGATCCTTTACCTGGTCTTTTTGGACGAATGAGACGTATAAGAGAGAATCTACATAAAGTTGTAAGTAGAGTAAAAGATTATGAATCAATTCATATACATGCACATGAGTATGACACTGAAGCT contains:
- a CDS encoding lipid A biosynthesis lauroyl acyltransferase; the protein is MTIERVYILVFRSFQWFVLNIPKFIRKPIMNILSFIIYLFDKRHRNYALANLDLAFGDSMDKKEKKAIAYSTYKNMLYNIADFIKNQGASKEDIIKKVKFENEDILFNIKQTKQPAIFITAHYGNWELLSLALATQLENGLSIVGRPLDSKVMDKILKQNREQFNIRLISKYGALRSLMREIKKGRNIGLLVDQSVKQHEGIEIEFFGHKATHITSAALLARKFKLPIIPVFITTQDHNSYTLTFYPAIYTLETDDMNKDIRKSVEAQAKITEDIIRKKPDEWFWQHRRWKEFYPEIYKKA
- a CDS encoding cytidylyltransferase domain-containing protein, yielding MNGFGSIEDGKSSILKFIKRLDVSNVLIIIPARGGSKGIPRKNLRNLAGKPLIKYSIDTALNSKYRPDVVVSSDDDEILSITKKSGAIPFKRDKDNATDKSTLDPVIYEVYTAMKDKSKKNYDIVVTMQPTSPLLKTSTLDRAIEKILTSQTIDTIISAIDDTHLTWKKVDGKYLPNYEKRLNRQYLTPIYKETGGFLITKSKFISPNNRIGKSVDLFLLESSEAIDIDTYEDWNICEFYLKRKKILFVVSGYPEIGLGHVYNTLIVANDILNHDLKFLVDNKSQLAYDIVNSKNYPVYIQKYDNIIDDILELSPDVIINDCLDTDSTYIKSLKQHNISVINFEDLGSGAEYADLVINAIYPEKMILPNHYYGPDYVLLRDEFILSAKHKVTESVTNVLVAFGGVDPNNYTYKVIKSIYDYCIDKEITIHVVTGFGYDKYESLKPFDRVKIHKNVKNISDYMVMANIAFISAGRTVFEIASIGTPSIVLAQNERELKHFFASESNGFLNLGLGTQVSNQDILSHFKILVESTSTRQYMQNLMHKHDLIGGRKRVNLLINQFLEKL
- a CDS encoding N-acetylneuraminate synthase family protein, whose protein sequence is MKILELFNTHNYCSNKIIRPYIIAEAGVNYEGSMELAKRLIDEAKEGGANSIKFQSYKAHTLASKHSPAYWDTTKEPTKSQYELFKKHDSFWKKEFEELKKYCDTVGIEFLSTPFDIESANFLNDLMDVYKISSSDITNKPFIEYICKFGKPILLSTGASDFYEIAQAYQWIHRHNIPLALLHCVLNYPTPDKNANLGMIKGLYSHFGKDCIIGYSDHTLPNSMKNLEIATLLGAIIIEKHFTFDKTLPGNDHYHAMDKEDLKQFHKRLDTLFEIIGSFELESITDEEPARKNARRSLVAARNISKGKIIEEEDLTFKRPAHGISPQFIDDVVGKQASVYIEEDTPLTWNMINV